The following DNA comes from Nicotiana sylvestris chromosome 10, ASM39365v2, whole genome shotgun sequence.
CATTAATTGctcattttcaaaattatttttcaagactTTTTAAAATGCCATCATTATTAAGGGTTATATGGTAGAATatatattataatttttttttattggacGTAAAAGTTCAAAGTGGACAAGCAAAAGTGAAGGAGTAATAAGTTACTTCTTCAATTAGTTAAGAAGCAGGCTAGAGATTTGACAATTCTGCAAAATGATACAAAAATGGTCAagtgttaaatcattaaaagatgAACAAAACAAATGGTGAAGTAATCCTAGATGGATAGATTGATCATTAATGCAGatagaaaggaaaaaaagaaaggacaaaagaaaaaaaaaagtttcccTAGGTAAAGCTACTAACTTCATTGAAAGTTGATTTGGACAAACGATAAAAACATATTGAATTTGGCTTCGTAATTAATGAAGTCGATATAAATTTTCGAATCAAGATTTCAATCTCAACTAAATACTCTCCCCGGTTCACAATAAATGatcaattttcttttttattttgatcccaaataagtgtccatttatataattaaaaaaaaattaatttgtttttccgaaattacccttatgtacgtatccctaaacagtcatttactcctcacatttAAGAAGAGAAATAAGTGTTACTATAAGTATGATGCAATATTTAATGAAGGATaatttagtcacactaactattttcgtctaaaatttagtatttccttaatgAGTGTGCCCAaaacaaattggtcacttattgtggacacGAGGGAGTATATTTTAATGGTTAGTAAAATCGGTACAAATTTTGAAACCAAAATTTTAATCGCAACTAAATATGTCTTAATGGTTACTAAAATCGGTACAAATTTTGAAACCAAAATTTTAATAGCAACAAACATAAAACGCTACATGAATTTTTTTCATTTGTCTAAGTCGTTCAACTtagattgttgttgttattatttttatggtATTTATTATCGATAttatttgtttctattgtttctttttattttaaaccGAAAGTCTATTGGAAAGTGGAAACAACCTCTATATATTTCCAGCTTGGCTTAAGCCTTGAGCAATTCTCGGAGATATTCTCTATAGTCTATAGCTTTAGGTAcaaaataaattgaacctttttttAGGCGAATGATCCTCAATCAAACATTAATGTACTTAACTAAAAAACATAGGTCCGGCCCCTCCCCACCCCACGTACTCCAAAGTCTAACACCCCCCCACCCCCCAAATTTCCATTTTGCACTTCTTTTGATCCAATAATACTCGTTACTTTCTTTTTTTGTATTCCAAGAAACAGAAAGCATTTGCTCATCGCTTCTCCAGAGGATCACTCCCTGCATCCTCTTTTCAACAGAGGTTAGATTTTGCAAACCCTTTTTAAGTCTCAAATTTTCTTCCAAGAATGGCTATTTCTTTTCATATCATTGCATTATAAAGATGCCCTTTTCGTATTTTTTCATTGTTTCTTAGATTCGATGTTTAAAATCCCATTTTGATACTGTAACTATGGAATTGCTTATGAAATTTGTCATATTCTTGCATACTGAGCATACCCTTTTCGTATTTTTGCTCTGTTTTATAGATTCAATGATCAAAATCCTATCTTGATACTGAAAATCTGGAATTGCTTTTGAAAATTTGTCATATTCTAAGCATACCCTTTTCGTGTTTCTGCTTAGCTTCACAGATTCAATGTTCAAAATCCCATCTTGATACTATAACTATGGAATTGCTCATGAAAATTTGTCATATTCTAAGCATACCCTTTTCGTGTCTCTGCTTAGTTTCACAGATTCAATGTTCAAAATCCCATCTTGATACTATAACTATGGAATTGCTCATGAAAATTTGTCATATTCTTGCATTCTAAGCACACCCTTTCTTATTTTTGTTTAGTTTCATAGATTCAATGTGCGAAATCCCATTTTGATACTGTAACTCTTGAATTGTTAATGAAAATTTGTCATACTCTAAGCATACCCTTTTCGTATTTCATATTGGAAAGGTTGTGTGGCTACTTTTTTCTCAGattcaaattttgtttttaaaaaaagtgCGAAATCCCATTTTGATACTGTAACTCTTGAATTGCTAATGAAAATTTGTCATACTCTAAGCATACCCTTTTCTTATTTCTGCTTAGTTTCATAGATTCAATGTTCAAAATCCAACCTTGATACTGTAACTCTGGAATTTCTTATCGAAAATTGTCATATTCTTGCATTTTAAGCATACCCTTTCCGTATTTCTGCTTTGTTTCATAGATTCAGTGTTCAAGATCCCATTTTGATACTGTAACTATGAAATTGCTTATCGGTTTGTTATATTATTGGATTCTAAGCACacccttttcatttttctgcttaGTTTCATAGATTCAATGTTCAAAATCCCATTTTGATAGTACCCATGAAGTTTGTTTGcgtattttttctttttcctgttaACTCTGGAATTGGCATTGGAAAAGTTGTGTTGCTACTTTTTTCTCAGATTCAAATGTTCAAACTCCCTTTTCAATAgccccatcaaattattttctcttTTAACTATGGAATTGGTTTTGAAAAATTTGTCATAAGGTTCCAAGCACACCTTTTTCGTATTTCTACTTTGTTCTCAGATTAAATGTTCAAGATCCTATTTCGAGAGTCCCCAtcaaatttgttttctttttttactGTGGTGATGGTTCGGAAAAGTGGTCATAGTCTTGCCGCTTAGGTGTGCTGTTTTGTGTTTCTACTTTGTATCTCAGAATCAATGCTCAAATTTTCTTTGTCTGCTAGCTTTTTGGAATTGGCTTACAAAACTTGTCTCCTATATTACAATTCTAGGCATGCCACTTTTGTGTTTCTACTTTGTTTCTCAGATTCAACATTCAAAATCGAATTttgatacaacaacaataacgacccagtataatcccacaagtggggtttggggagggtaatatgtacgcataccttacccctaccccgaagggtagagaggctgtttccaggagaccctcggctcaaaaaaagcaacaggagccgatatattagtaccataaaaatgcataataaaataacagcaatataagagatatgaaatacagaatacgaaatacgaaatagatggctggtatagtaaaactagcaggtaaagccctgcatcaatagacgaccaatgacattcttagtctaactcctaactggctagtctcactctattgtgttgTAGAAATACTCACatctttcccctaacctacaaccttaatgctcgacctccataattccctgtcaagggccatgtcctcagtaatcctaagtcgcgccatgtcctgtctgatcacctctacctctccgcgtgcccactacagccagtcgctcacacctcctcaccggtgcatcagtgctcctcctctgaatgtgcccgaaccatctgagtcttacttcccgcatcttgtcctccatgggggccacacccaccttctctcgaatatcttcattcctaatcttatccatccttgtatgcccgcacatccacctcaacatcctcatctctgctactttcatcttctggatgtgtgagttctttaccggccaacattcagttccatataacatggcaggcctaaccactgctctataaaacttaccttttagtaacggtggcactttcttgtcacacaagactcccgacgctaacctccacttcatccaccccacccctatacggtgtgtgacatcctcgtcaatctccccgatcccctgaataaccgatccaaggtacttgaaactacccctcttgggaatgacttgagagtcaagcctcacttcaactcccgcttccgtcggctcaactccaaatttgcactcgaggtattccgtcttcgtcctgctcaacttgaaacctttagactcaagagcatgtctccaaatctctagcctctcgttgacgccgcctcgtgtctcgtcaattagaataatgtcatcagcaaatagcatgcaccatggcacctccccttgaatatgatgagtcagtgcatccatcaccagggcaaataggaatgggctgagcgcagacccttggtgcaaccccgtaataactggaaagtgttcagagtcgcctcctactgtcctaacccgagtcttagctccagcatacatgtctttaatcaccctaatatagtcaaccgggacccctttatcctctaagcagctccataagacctccctaggaaccctatcgtacgcttagATACTGATTTTAGCGTTTTTGAAACTTTTAACCGTATTATTTTTGTGCAGATTCCAATTGGTTTATAGGTGATTCCAGAGGGAGCGAGAGGAAGGAAAGAAAGGATGGGTTACATAGGGGCACATGGAGTGCAAGCGCTTCATAGGTACAAATACAGTGGGGTAGATCACTCCTATGTTGCTAAGTATGTGTTGCAGCCATTTTGGAGTCGTTGTGTCAATTTCTTCCCCCTTTGGATGCCGTAAGTTTTCTCTCATTCTCTCTGAATGTTATGATGAATCTTTTTTCCTTGACAATTTTGTGCATATGTGTGTTTAAATTTCTAGTGTTTGTGTAGTGATGTTTCTTGTATATGGGTTCCATTTATTTGCTTCCTTGGTGAGCCCACTGGGTCTTGCTGTCCATTCATTTTGGCAAGTTGGAGGACAAGAACTTCTTTTATTACCTGTCAAGAAGGAAACAAAGAGACGATAAAGAAGAAAAGTTTCTATTAGGAATTCAGAATAGATGGTGATGTGGAAAGAGGAGATACGTAGGAATTTCTGGATGATTTTTGTCTTTGGATGGTCTAAAAGAGTCTTTCATTCAAAAACACCTgccccgcccccccccccccaaaaaaaaaaaaaaaaaaatttcttcctATTCAGAACCTTGTACTGCTTCTATTCACTCGTAGAATTAACTGTTTGAACACCCTAGAATAGAAGAGCAGATCTCGGAACTGAAATGGAACAGCGGTATTGTTGGTGGAATGCCGAATTAAGGAATATGAATTCAAGGAACTTTCTTTTCTCGGTTTTGATGAATCTACGGAATGCCATCTTCCATAAATGGTGATGGAAATAAAACAACTTTCAGGATCATGGTTATctaattagaagaaaaaaactTTCAGGATCTTGTTTCTGAGACAAACTTTTTGCCACTGATAAAGCCTCCttgatgatgaagatgatgatgaaagaAATTAACAATTATTGATAGTGAAGTTTTGGTGGAGTATTAGGAAAGCATAGACCATTTCCCTCTGTAACTATATAATGGacctgttgttgttgtgtgtatacaatatatgtatatatgaagTGCATAATCATCAGGTGCCAGAAGAAATAATCTAACATGAATTTGTCACCCATTTATAACAATTACTTGCTAATGGCTTTAGCCAGATGATCATGCcttatctttttctctttttccggAGTTAACTAACAATTGTTTTTGTGTGCATGTTCTTTATACGTTCCCAGACCGAATATGGTACGTCCCTCTGTATTCTATGGTCTTTGTTGCAAATGTTATTCTTCTCATTAGTATATTCTCCGCGCTTTGAGGTCTGATATATAACGTCCATTGCAGATTACACTTACAGGATTTTTGTTCTTAATCACATCTGCACTGCTCGGATATGTGAGTTATACTTTGTGTCTCTCAAGCAAGTGCACATGCattctctgtctctctctctatatatatatacacacactttaGCTCCTGTAAAACAGACTGTAGATTAGGAAGTATGTGTAGTCTATTACAGTTAGATCAGAATACCTGATTAATAATTCAATAAGTTATAATACAGGAGAGGCATCCAAAGGATTTGAATTTTAGTATCTTAATTTTTCGATATGGTGGTGATTTGGATCGTCAGCAACTATACTTTCCACTGGAAGAGTGCTTGTCTGCTGCTCGGACactctttaatttttaaaaaaagatatgtTTAACAAAGTTTTTAAGGACTAATAAATGGAGTTATTCATTTGTTATGCCTGCCACATCCTTATATGTTATTGTCGAAAGCTCTTCTGCTTTCCTGACTATGTAAGTCATGAATCTTTCCAACaatattttgtgttttttttttaattttcaaaagCTTTTCTTAATAGGACTCTTTACCTTCTCTCTTACTGGATAAGTTTTTGTCCCCAGATATATTCTCCACAATTGGATTCACCTCCTCCAAGATGGGTTAATTTTGCTCATGGATTGCTTCTCTTCCTCTATCAGGTTTGCCCGTCTTAGCCATAATCCTAATTACGGTCTTATTAATTTATTCTTGTAGCAGTAGTGTTTTGATAGTCGACATGTGTTTCATGGTAATGATTGTTTTAGCCAGATATATGCTATTTGAGTTCCATGTCTAATTGGTGAACCTAGAGGGTAAACATATGCTGTTACAAGTAATTTTTTGAGGTCTTGACTCTTGATCTAGTCTTTTAAGTGTTCCTTTATTTTGCCTTAGCATGTATGTGATCCACCATTCCAACTACCAACATTTCCCCTGTTGGTCTAGAAGCTAAATGACAGTTCAGAGAAACTTGTATCTGAAGGGGGCTTGTTTCATTACCACACCCAGTATGAACTTTTATGGGTGTGTTTTTCCTTCTTTGGTTTTTTGTAGTAGCATTTGATGAACTCTTCATCCGTACATCATGTGCCTTTGACTATTGTTACATGGACTCTGGAATGGGCATGCTTCCTATATCAGTGTGCGAACTAATTGGCATGGGTATATGCACTTTTCTGTTAATAGTGTATTTTGAAGAATCGTGCCCTACCCATGTCACCTGTATGATATAGTTACAAGGATGTAAATTAAAGATCCTTGTAACATAGGATTTGAGGCATATGGGCTCTCTACAATTTGTGTAGTTTGTAGTTAGAGATCCCTGAGATGAATTAAGATAACCACATTGCTCTGTCCCACTTTATTATCTTTCTCAAAAGAAAATAGAGATTAAAGGGTGCACTTGTGTGATCTTTCATTTAGCCTGCCTCCTCTGCTGTTTGTCTTCGAATATCTGAGATCGTGAAAGTCCCTCTGATAAGTTTGCAGCTTGTCAGTATATGTTCAAGATTGAATTAGTAGGTTCAACTTGGAGAAAACATGAACCTTATAATATTAACTCAGTTCTGTAGTGTAAAAAGCTTATTGGGTTGTGAATGATACAAGACGAATTGAGATCACATTAGATTCTATAAAGTGGAGCAGTATTTTCCAAAAGGCAAGCCTTTAAAAGAGTATCTACAAATTTCCAACTGATCGAACATCTCACTCCTTCTGTCTGGTAGTTTACTTGAAATAGGTTTGCCTCTTGTTCATAGCATGTTTTGAGGTCAATGTTTTGTTTTCTAATATTGAAGATGTCCTTTGAGTTTGGCTTGAGATTTTTTGCTCGGATGGGTGGTTATTACTTAAGTTAGTATTTTTTTTGCATATAGTATGACATTTGAATTATGCTACGTTGAGCTCATTTTAGAGCAACTCATCTTCTGCTGGAGTTCCTCTTTGATTGTGTTGGGCTCTTCCGAATGGGTGCAGACGTTTGATGCTGTTGATGGAAAGCAAGCAAGACGTACAAATTCCTCTAGTCCACTAGGAGAGCTTTTTGATCATGGTGATTTTTCCCCTCCTTTTTCATTTATATATTCCTATATTATTCTCTCTCTAAGTTGAGCGTGTGCTAACTGCTGTGATTCTGATTAGATGTCTTGGCTTTCACAATTTGCAGGATGTGATGCGCTCGCATGTGCTGTATGTCCTGTTTTCTAGTAATCCTTTTTCTTGCCCTGGGAAGACTTGTGACTTACAGATTTCGTGTTTAATCTGAGCAGTTTGAAGCCTTGGCTTTTGGGAGCACTGCTATGTGTGGACGAGATACTTTCTGGTTCTGGGTTATATCAGCTGTTCCTTTCTACTGTGCTACTTGGGAAAGGTAGGTGTTTCGATTTAACTCCTCAGTATGTTTAGGTTTTGGATATTGGCTTAGAATATTAGAAGGGCGGATTAGTAAGAGGAGATATAAATCAAATGTGTGTACTAGTTGCAATAGCTATTTGAATAGTATGAACTTAACAGAATGATAATTTAAACTAATATAAGAGAGACATGCCCTGGGATTTTGGTGCAATGGCAAAGGTAATACAACACTGATATATGGTAGGTGCACATCACAAGTTTGAATCCTAGCTGGTTAACCAAGTCTATTTAAGTGGATAAGGGTAGAGGGGCGGTCCCATTTGCTCCGAGTTTCGAAGCCGAAAACAAGGGATTTCCTTGTATCAGGGAAAAAGCTTTATAAGATAAATATCTTGATCAATATTTCATCCTAGTTTTCCAGAGATTTGTTAGTATCTTTGGTCTCTTAATCTAGTTTTTGGATGTTGCTCCCTTTTTCAGCTATTTCACCAACACTCTAATTCTTCCGGTAGTAAATGGACCGACAGAGGGTCTCATGTTGATATATCTCAGCCATTTCTTTACAGCTCTAGTGGGTaagcttgtttttttttttaatgtgaAACTGCTCAATAGGAAACCCCTTTGATGTCCTTCCTCACTCCCAGTTACCCCAGTCTGTtgtttttgcacatttttacCAGCATTTCTCTATTACCAGCTTGACACTTTATATTTTCAGGAGCTGAGTGGTGGGCCCAACAGTTTGGGAAGTCTATGCCACTTGTGAGTTGGGTTCCTTTTCTGAACGGTGAGGCTTGCATAAATTGTCCTTTTGTTTTTCAGTTCTTAAGTTTCTCCCCAACCCTCTCTGTCTCCCTCTATGTATTATGAGGTGCCGAGTATTGATCGGAGGTACTTTATCTGATATGATATTCATGTATTTATATAGTTTATCTTATGCTCTCATTTTAGTTCGGTTTTCTTTTACCCTTTTTGCTTTTTAACTTTCTGTAGAGATTTACTTAAAGcagttttatgatttttctattgaACACTTTCTATGATTTTATATATCAAAGcttgtcagttttgaactttgaatTCTGCTGCAAATGGTAAAACTTTTTGCTTCTGTTTATGGAATTGTTTACTTCTGAATTAGTTGTTGCTTACCAGCTCATGATCATTTCTTGACTTCAGAACCTATGAAGGCTTGAAGTTAAAACTTCTAGTCACCCACAGCTGGTTAAGATGTGTCACTTGCCTAAAGTTctgttttattttattctttaaagAGTTAGGAAGTTTTTACTTGTTAAATACATCTAAGAAAAATAGTACTTATGCCAGAGCCCACACAGCACGAGATGGGAGTAATGCTAAGAAAAGATGGATTATTGAAAGTGGGAGATCATTTTAGAACAGATGCTCTAATACATATCGTGTCtgtctctttcttttctttacttttcttATTATTATTTCTCTAATGGGATTTCCAAGTGAATTCATATTCTAGTTTTTTATGCTTTATGCACTCTGTGTCTCTATACCTGCCTTCAGACGATTGTTGCTTCCATGAGCATATCCATATGTATCATTTCTGAATACTGTGTTTCCTGTCTGTTCCAAAGTTTATTTTAGTGTTTCTTATTATTCTTATTCCTATTAACCTTTGATTTCAGAAATTCCGACCAATAAAGCCGTGTTGTTGCTGATGGTAGCTTTTGCTGTTATTCCAACAGTCTATTGCAAGTGAGTAATTTTTCATACTTCGATGGGCTTGAAATAGACATGTGTTTTATTTTTCGGAACATTGGAAATGGCTTATTGGCATTGACAACATCTATAATTTCCATTACAGATCTTGGCAACGTCTATCATTAGCATTGTAGTATTTGCATCTCTTTTTGGATAGTTACTTTATTCCGCTTCGTCGCAGTTCACCTTTCCCCTCTCTGGTGAAAGCGTCCACTATTACTGCCATATTCATCATCTAAAGATTCTTGGATTCTAGCCAGGATAAATAATGAAAATCAGATTGTCCATAATTTAGCTGATAGTACTTTAATCTGCTGTAACATGTAAAGCCAGCGGAAGAGTGTTAACGTCAATTCTTTTTGGCAGTGTTAACAATGTTCATAAGGTTGTTCAGGCAACAAAAGGAAGTATGCCGCGGGCACTGGCCATGGTAAGTACGTTTCTTAGATTATATACATGATTTGGTGATTATAGTctgtttttgaaaattttcgtTTCTCATGTTGACAGCTTTACCCATTTGTCGTGCTACTGGGAGGAGTGCTTCTGTGGTATCTCTCACTTTCAGATTACTAATTATTTTTGGGACCATATCACGGTATTTAATATTGGCTGTTATGCAGGGACTATTTATCTCCATCTGACTTAATGAAGAACTATCCTCATCTTATGGTAGTGGGGACTGGGCTTGCATTCGGATTCCTTGTGGTAATTTATCTCCATCTCAATTATTGAGTATGAGCTGTTTCCTGAAGATACTTGTACAAATGAGTAGATGCAGATCTTTAGCGGAATTCATGTATCTCATCTCATGCTCTACTTGAATCGATGCCatctcaaaattcaaaaatctaGTTGAAGTTCATCTTAAGTTGTTTCTGAGTAAGGTTTTTTTCCACAGGGAAGGATGATTTTGGCTCACTTGTGTGATGAACCCAAGGGTCTGAAAACAAATATGTGCATGGTACGCTTTTTCTGATAATAATGCAAGACCATAACATATGCTAATTTAATTTCATAAGATCTTTCAATAGGCCAAGAACTAGTCCATCTTTTCTTTAAGTTAATATCATTCCatgacttaactacatcagcttAGGAGTGTGACATCTATATCCTGGATTAGTAACTCCTATTCTTACTTTATCATAGAGAAATCATATCTTTTATGCGACAAAAAACcaagttttttttcttaaatCGAAAAATTAAGTGTATTAATTGGACAAGTTAATCCTCAAAGTGAGTCTTCGACAGAAAGTCTGCGTTGTTTTGGTATAATCTCTCCTTCGAATGTTGGATACACTAGATAGTTTGTAGAAAAACTATTTATtgaagaaaaatagaaataaatagATAATGCCTATAGCATTGTGGTTTCGGTGTTTTTGAAGTGGAATTTTATGTTTGCAGTCTCTGCTTTGTCTGCCTTTTGCCGTTGCAAATGCACTCACCGCCAGACTTAACGATGGGTAAGTGTAAACTAGTCTCATTTCTTGAAGGAATTTAAGTCGTACCAACTTTGTGAGAGTATGTCTTTTACATATCACTAATATTCTCTTTTCAGAATTCTTGTATTCCTTTACGCTCATGAGAATCTCTT
Coding sequences within:
- the LOC104239414 gene encoding choline/ethanolaminephosphotransferase 1 isoform X1 codes for the protein MITLTGFLFLITSALLGYIYSPQLDSPPPRWVNFAHGLLLFLYQTFDAVDGKQARRTNSSSPLGELFDHGCDALACAFEALAFGSTAMCGRDTFWFWVISAVPFYCATWESYFTNTLILPVVNGPTEGLMLIYLSHFFTALVGAEWWAQQFGKSMPLVSWVPFLNEIPTNKAVLLLMVAFAVIPTVYCNVNNVHKVVQATKGSMPRALAMLYPFVVLLGGVLLWDYLSPSDLMKNYPHLMVVGTGLAFGFLVGRMILAHLCDEPKGLKTNMCMSLLCLPFAVANALTARLNDGVPMVDEFWVLLAYTAFSVSLYLHFATSVIHEITSALGIYCFRITRKEA
- the LOC104239414 gene encoding choline/ethanolaminephosphotransferase 1 isoform X2, with protein sequence MGYIGAHGVQALHRYKYSGVDHSYVAKYVLQPFWSRCVNFFPLWMPPNMITLTGFLFLITSALLGYIYSPQLDSPPPRWVNFAHGLLLFLYQTFDAVDGKQARRTNSSSPLGELFDHGCDALACAFEALAFGSTAMCGRDTFWFWVISAVPFYCATWESYFTNTLILPVVNGPTEGLMLIYLSHFFTALVGAEWWAQQFGKSMPLVSWVPFLNEIPTNKAVLLLMVAFAVIPTVYCNVNNVHKVVQATKGSMPRALAMLYPFVVLLGGVLLWDYLSPSDLMKNYPHLMVVGTGLAFGFLVGRMILAHLCDEPKGLKTNMCMSLLCLPFAVANALTARLNDGVPMVDEFWVLLAYTAFSVSLYLHFATSVIHEITSALGIYCFRITRKEA